The Ailuropoda melanoleuca isolate Jingjing chromosome 9, ASM200744v2, whole genome shotgun sequence genome includes a region encoding these proteins:
- the SLC45A4 gene encoding solute carrier family 45 member 4 isoform X4: protein MLRGAAGRGAGRRGLGVLRDSSVGQLLALWLAMEPVACRRPERWMCPAGSSVWPSSRRMWALVTRVPGSSVGASLVICTGLPEQYYSLTWFLSPILGLVFTPIIGSASDRCTLSWGRRRPFILALCVGVLFGVALFLNGSAIGLSLGDVPNRQPIGIVLTVLGVVILDFSADATEGPIRAYLLDVVDSEEQDMALNIHAFSAGLGGAIGYVLGGLDWTQTFLGAWFRTQNQVLFFFAAIIFVVSVALHLFSIEEEQYSPQQERAGEAADALPPTARGNVLDGGVTLFPEHELTLDCLSVDMVRSKSDSVLHVPDAALDLEPELPFLPDIEPSIFHDGSYPGTPCSTSQELTRARPPRLASLLRETAKEDETLLDNHLNEAKVPNGSGSPPKDGPVGYTRVDVKPSAASGSMRRRRHMFRRQASSTFSYYGKIGSHRYRYRRANAVVLIKPSRSMSDLYELQKRQRQRCRHRNQSGATTSSGDTESEEGESETSVRLLWLSMLKMPKELTRLCLCHLLTWFSVIAEAVFYTDFMGQVIFEGDPKAPSNSTAWQAYNAGVKMGCWGLVIYAATGAICSALLQKYLDNYDLSIRAIYVLGTLGFSIGTAVMAMFANVYVAMVMISTMGIVSMSISYCPYALLGQYHDIKEYVHHSPGNSKRGFGIDCAILSCQVYISQILVASGLGGVVDAVGTVRVIPMVASVGSFLGFLTATFLVIYPEVSEEAKEEQKGLSSQPSGDGGDGSQKPTILTLSQKEGLQGLVETESMVYYSACF from the exons GCGCAGCTGGTCGCGGAGCTGGTCGCCGAGGCCTCGGGGTGTTGAGAGACTCCAGTGTGGGGCAGTTGCTGGCCCTCTGGTTGGCCATGGAGCCGGTGGCATGCAGGAGACCTGAGCGCTGGATGTGCCCAGCAGGGTCCTCAGTGTGGCCCAGCAGCAGGAGGATGTGGGCTCTGGTGACAAGAGTGCCGGGTTCAAGCGTTGGAGCGTCCCTCGTCATCTGTACAG GCCTCCCGGAGCAGTACTACAGCCTTACCTGGTTCCTGAGCCCCATCCTCGGCCTCGTGTTCACGCCCATCATCGGCTCCGCCAGCGACCGCTGCACCCTGAGCTGGGGCCGCCGGCGGCCCTTCATCCTCGCCCTGTGTGTCGGCGTGCTCTTCGGCGTGGCTCTCTTCCTCAACGGCTCTGCCATCG GTCTGTCCCTCGGCGATGTCCCCAACCGGCAGCCCATTGGCATCGTCCTCACAGTGCTGGGGGTGGTCATCCTGGATTTCAGTGCCGATGCGACCGAGGGCCCCATCCGGGCCTACCTGCTGGATGTGGTGGACAGCGAGGAGCAGGACATGGCCCTTAACATCCATGCCTTCTCTGCAG GCCTCGGCGGGGCTATCGGCTACGTGCTGGGGGGGCTGGACTGGACCCAGACCTTCTTGGGCGCCTGGTTCCGGACACAGAACCAGGTGCTCTTCTTCTTTGCGGCCATCATCTTCGTGGTGTCGGTGGCCCTGCACCTGTTCAGCATCGAGGAGGAGCAGTACAGCCCCCAGCAGGAGCGGGCCGGGGAGGCGGCCGACGCCCTGCCCCCCACCGCCCGCGGGAACGTTCTGGATGGTGGCGTCACCTTGTTCCCGGAGCACGAGCTCACGCTGGACTGCCTGAGCGTGGACATGGTGCGCAGCAAGAGCGACTCCGTGTTGCACGTGCCCGACGCCGCCCTGGACCTGGAGCCCGAGCTGCCCTTCCTGCCCGACATCGAACCCTCCATCTTCCACGACGGCTCGTACCCCGGCACCCCCTGCAGTACCAGCCAGGAGCTCACCAGAGCCAGGCCGCCCCGCCTGGCCTCACTGCTCAGGGAAACCGCGAAAGAGGACGAGACGCTGCTCGATAATCACTTGAACGAAGCCAAAGTCCCCAACGGAAGTGGCTCTCCCCCGAAAGACGGCCCCGTCGGCTACACCAGGGTAGACGTGAAGCCCTCCGCCGCGTCCGGCTCCATGAGGCGGCGAAGGCACATGTTCCGCCGGCAGGCCTCCAGCACCTTCTCCTACTACGGCAAGATCGGGTCCCACCGCTACCGCTACCGGCGGGCCAACGCCGTGGTCCTCATCAAGCCCTCGCGCAGCATGAGCGACCTGTACGAGCTGCAGAAGCGGCAGCGGCAGCGCTGTCGGCACCGCAACCAGAGCGGGGCCACCACCTCGAGCGGGGACACGGAGAGCGAGGAGGGCGAGAGCGAGACCAGCGTGCGGCTGCTCTGGCTGTCCATGCTGAAGATGCCCAAGGAGCTGACGCggctctgcctctgccacctgcTCACCTGGTTCTCCGTCATCGCCGAGGCCGTCTTCTACACCGACTTCATGGGCCAGGTCATCTTTGAAGGGGACCCCAAG GCCCCCTCCAACTCGACTGCCTGGCAGGCCTACAACGCTGGCGTGAAGATGGGCTGCTGGGGCCTGGTTATTTACGCGGCCACCGGTGCCATTTGCTCAG CCCTGTTGCAGAAGTACTTGGACAACTACGACCTGAGCATCAGGGCCATCTACGTGCTGGGGACGCTGGGCTTCTCCATCGGCACGGCCGTCATGGCCATGTTTGCCAACGTCTATGTCGCCATGGTCATGATCAGCACCATGGGCATAGTCTCCATGAGCATCTCCTACTGCCCCTACGCCCTGCTCGGGCAATACCATGACATCAAGGAG TATGTCCACCACAGCCCTGGGAACTCCAAGCGTGGCTTTGGCATAGACTGCGCCATCCTGTCCTGCCAGGTGTACATCTCCCAGATCCTGGTAGCGTCTGGCCTCGGGGGCGTGGTTGACGCCGTTGGGACCGTGCGCGTCATCCCCATGGTGGCCTCCGTGGGCTCTTTCTTGGGCTTCCTGACAGCCACATTCCTGGTAATCTACCCAGAGGTGTCGGAAGAGGCCAAGGAGGAGCAGAAAGGCCTGTCTTCCCAGCCGTCAGGTGACGGTGGGGACGGCAGCCAGAAGCCCACCATCCTGACGCTGTCCCAGAAGGAGGGCCTGCAGGGGCTGGTGGAGACGGAGTCCATG GTATATTATTctgcatgtttttaa
- the SLC45A4 gene encoding solute carrier family 45 member 4 isoform X5: MAGSEAGGQASLHCGIPFACGLPEQYYSLTWFLSPILGLVFTPIIGSASDRCTLSWGRRRPFILALCVGVLFGVALFLNGSAIGLSLGDVPNRQPIGIVLTVLGVVILDFSADATEGPIRAYLLDVVDSEEQDMALNIHAFSAGLGGAIGYVLGGLDWTQTFLGAWFRTQNQVLFFFAAIIFVVSVALHLFSIEEEQYSPQQERAGEAADALPPTARGNVLDGGVTLFPEHELTLDCLSVDMVRSKSDSVLHVPDAALDLEPELPFLPDIEPSIFHDGSYPGTPCSTSQELTRARPPRLASLLRETAKEDETLLDNHLNEAKVPNGSGSPPKDGPVGYTRVDVKPSAASGSMRRRRHMFRRQASSTFSYYGKIGSHRYRYRRANAVVLIKPSRSMSDLYELQKRQRQRCRHRNQSGATTSSGDTESEEGESETSVRLLWLSMLKMPKELTRLCLCHLLTWFSVIAEAVFYTDFMGQVIFEGDPKAPSNSTAWQAYNAGVKMGCWGLVIYAATGAICSALLQKYLDNYDLSIRAIYVLGTLGFSIGTAVMAMFANVYVAMVMISTMGIVSMSISYCPYALLGQYHDIKEYVHHSPGNSKRGFGIDCAILSCQVYISQILVASGLGGVVDAVGTVRVIPMVASVGSFLGFLTATFLVIYPEVSEEAKEEQKGLSSQPSGDGGDGSQKPTILTLSQKEGLQGLVETESMVYYSACF, from the exons GCCTCCCGGAGCAGTACTACAGCCTTACCTGGTTCCTGAGCCCCATCCTCGGCCTCGTGTTCACGCCCATCATCGGCTCCGCCAGCGACCGCTGCACCCTGAGCTGGGGCCGCCGGCGGCCCTTCATCCTCGCCCTGTGTGTCGGCGTGCTCTTCGGCGTGGCTCTCTTCCTCAACGGCTCTGCCATCG GTCTGTCCCTCGGCGATGTCCCCAACCGGCAGCCCATTGGCATCGTCCTCACAGTGCTGGGGGTGGTCATCCTGGATTTCAGTGCCGATGCGACCGAGGGCCCCATCCGGGCCTACCTGCTGGATGTGGTGGACAGCGAGGAGCAGGACATGGCCCTTAACATCCATGCCTTCTCTGCAG GCCTCGGCGGGGCTATCGGCTACGTGCTGGGGGGGCTGGACTGGACCCAGACCTTCTTGGGCGCCTGGTTCCGGACACAGAACCAGGTGCTCTTCTTCTTTGCGGCCATCATCTTCGTGGTGTCGGTGGCCCTGCACCTGTTCAGCATCGAGGAGGAGCAGTACAGCCCCCAGCAGGAGCGGGCCGGGGAGGCGGCCGACGCCCTGCCCCCCACCGCCCGCGGGAACGTTCTGGATGGTGGCGTCACCTTGTTCCCGGAGCACGAGCTCACGCTGGACTGCCTGAGCGTGGACATGGTGCGCAGCAAGAGCGACTCCGTGTTGCACGTGCCCGACGCCGCCCTGGACCTGGAGCCCGAGCTGCCCTTCCTGCCCGACATCGAACCCTCCATCTTCCACGACGGCTCGTACCCCGGCACCCCCTGCAGTACCAGCCAGGAGCTCACCAGAGCCAGGCCGCCCCGCCTGGCCTCACTGCTCAGGGAAACCGCGAAAGAGGACGAGACGCTGCTCGATAATCACTTGAACGAAGCCAAAGTCCCCAACGGAAGTGGCTCTCCCCCGAAAGACGGCCCCGTCGGCTACACCAGGGTAGACGTGAAGCCCTCCGCCGCGTCCGGCTCCATGAGGCGGCGAAGGCACATGTTCCGCCGGCAGGCCTCCAGCACCTTCTCCTACTACGGCAAGATCGGGTCCCACCGCTACCGCTACCGGCGGGCCAACGCCGTGGTCCTCATCAAGCCCTCGCGCAGCATGAGCGACCTGTACGAGCTGCAGAAGCGGCAGCGGCAGCGCTGTCGGCACCGCAACCAGAGCGGGGCCACCACCTCGAGCGGGGACACGGAGAGCGAGGAGGGCGAGAGCGAGACCAGCGTGCGGCTGCTCTGGCTGTCCATGCTGAAGATGCCCAAGGAGCTGACGCggctctgcctctgccacctgcTCACCTGGTTCTCCGTCATCGCCGAGGCCGTCTTCTACACCGACTTCATGGGCCAGGTCATCTTTGAAGGGGACCCCAAG GCCCCCTCCAACTCGACTGCCTGGCAGGCCTACAACGCTGGCGTGAAGATGGGCTGCTGGGGCCTGGTTATTTACGCGGCCACCGGTGCCATTTGCTCAG CCCTGTTGCAGAAGTACTTGGACAACTACGACCTGAGCATCAGGGCCATCTACGTGCTGGGGACGCTGGGCTTCTCCATCGGCACGGCCGTCATGGCCATGTTTGCCAACGTCTATGTCGCCATGGTCATGATCAGCACCATGGGCATAGTCTCCATGAGCATCTCCTACTGCCCCTACGCCCTGCTCGGGCAATACCATGACATCAAGGAG TATGTCCACCACAGCCCTGGGAACTCCAAGCGTGGCTTTGGCATAGACTGCGCCATCCTGTCCTGCCAGGTGTACATCTCCCAGATCCTGGTAGCGTCTGGCCTCGGGGGCGTGGTTGACGCCGTTGGGACCGTGCGCGTCATCCCCATGGTGGCCTCCGTGGGCTCTTTCTTGGGCTTCCTGACAGCCACATTCCTGGTAATCTACCCAGAGGTGTCGGAAGAGGCCAAGGAGGAGCAGAAAGGCCTGTCTTCCCAGCCGTCAGGTGACGGTGGGGACGGCAGCCAGAAGCCCACCATCCTGACGCTGTCCCAGAAGGAGGGCCTGCAGGGGCTGGTGGAGACGGAGTCCATG GTATATTATTctgcatgtttttaa
- the SLC45A4 gene encoding solute carrier family 45 member 4 isoform X6, with translation MLRGLPEQYYSLTWFLSPILGLVFTPIIGSASDRCTLSWGRRRPFILALCVGVLFGVALFLNGSAIGLSLGDVPNRQPIGIVLTVLGVVILDFSADATEGPIRAYLLDVVDSEEQDMALNIHAFSAGLGGAIGYVLGGLDWTQTFLGAWFRTQNQVLFFFAAIIFVVSVALHLFSIEEEQYSPQQERAGEAADALPPTARGNVLDGGVTLFPEHELTLDCLSVDMVRSKSDSVLHVPDAALDLEPELPFLPDIEPSIFHDGSYPGTPCSTSQELTRARPPRLASLLRETAKEDETLLDNHLNEAKVPNGSGSPPKDGPVGYTRVDVKPSAASGSMRRRRHMFRRQASSTFSYYGKIGSHRYRYRRANAVVLIKPSRSMSDLYELQKRQRQRCRHRNQSGATTSSGDTESEEGESETSVRLLWLSMLKMPKELTRLCLCHLLTWFSVIAEAVFYTDFMGQVIFEGDPKAPSNSTAWQAYNAGVKMGCWGLVIYAATGAICSALLQKYLDNYDLSIRAIYVLGTLGFSIGTAVMAMFANVYVAMVMISTMGIVSMSISYCPYALLGQYHDIKEYVHHSPGNSKRGFGIDCAILSCQVYISQILVASGLGGVVDAVGTVRVIPMVASVGSFLGFLTATFLVIYPEVSEEAKEEQKGLSSQPSGDGGDGSQKPTILTLSQKEGLQGLVETESMVYYSACF, from the exons GCCTCCCGGAGCAGTACTACAGCCTTACCTGGTTCCTGAGCCCCATCCTCGGCCTCGTGTTCACGCCCATCATCGGCTCCGCCAGCGACCGCTGCACCCTGAGCTGGGGCCGCCGGCGGCCCTTCATCCTCGCCCTGTGTGTCGGCGTGCTCTTCGGCGTGGCTCTCTTCCTCAACGGCTCTGCCATCG GTCTGTCCCTCGGCGATGTCCCCAACCGGCAGCCCATTGGCATCGTCCTCACAGTGCTGGGGGTGGTCATCCTGGATTTCAGTGCCGATGCGACCGAGGGCCCCATCCGGGCCTACCTGCTGGATGTGGTGGACAGCGAGGAGCAGGACATGGCCCTTAACATCCATGCCTTCTCTGCAG GCCTCGGCGGGGCTATCGGCTACGTGCTGGGGGGGCTGGACTGGACCCAGACCTTCTTGGGCGCCTGGTTCCGGACACAGAACCAGGTGCTCTTCTTCTTTGCGGCCATCATCTTCGTGGTGTCGGTGGCCCTGCACCTGTTCAGCATCGAGGAGGAGCAGTACAGCCCCCAGCAGGAGCGGGCCGGGGAGGCGGCCGACGCCCTGCCCCCCACCGCCCGCGGGAACGTTCTGGATGGTGGCGTCACCTTGTTCCCGGAGCACGAGCTCACGCTGGACTGCCTGAGCGTGGACATGGTGCGCAGCAAGAGCGACTCCGTGTTGCACGTGCCCGACGCCGCCCTGGACCTGGAGCCCGAGCTGCCCTTCCTGCCCGACATCGAACCCTCCATCTTCCACGACGGCTCGTACCCCGGCACCCCCTGCAGTACCAGCCAGGAGCTCACCAGAGCCAGGCCGCCCCGCCTGGCCTCACTGCTCAGGGAAACCGCGAAAGAGGACGAGACGCTGCTCGATAATCACTTGAACGAAGCCAAAGTCCCCAACGGAAGTGGCTCTCCCCCGAAAGACGGCCCCGTCGGCTACACCAGGGTAGACGTGAAGCCCTCCGCCGCGTCCGGCTCCATGAGGCGGCGAAGGCACATGTTCCGCCGGCAGGCCTCCAGCACCTTCTCCTACTACGGCAAGATCGGGTCCCACCGCTACCGCTACCGGCGGGCCAACGCCGTGGTCCTCATCAAGCCCTCGCGCAGCATGAGCGACCTGTACGAGCTGCAGAAGCGGCAGCGGCAGCGCTGTCGGCACCGCAACCAGAGCGGGGCCACCACCTCGAGCGGGGACACGGAGAGCGAGGAGGGCGAGAGCGAGACCAGCGTGCGGCTGCTCTGGCTGTCCATGCTGAAGATGCCCAAGGAGCTGACGCggctctgcctctgccacctgcTCACCTGGTTCTCCGTCATCGCCGAGGCCGTCTTCTACACCGACTTCATGGGCCAGGTCATCTTTGAAGGGGACCCCAAG GCCCCCTCCAACTCGACTGCCTGGCAGGCCTACAACGCTGGCGTGAAGATGGGCTGCTGGGGCCTGGTTATTTACGCGGCCACCGGTGCCATTTGCTCAG CCCTGTTGCAGAAGTACTTGGACAACTACGACCTGAGCATCAGGGCCATCTACGTGCTGGGGACGCTGGGCTTCTCCATCGGCACGGCCGTCATGGCCATGTTTGCCAACGTCTATGTCGCCATGGTCATGATCAGCACCATGGGCATAGTCTCCATGAGCATCTCCTACTGCCCCTACGCCCTGCTCGGGCAATACCATGACATCAAGGAG TATGTCCACCACAGCCCTGGGAACTCCAAGCGTGGCTTTGGCATAGACTGCGCCATCCTGTCCTGCCAGGTGTACATCTCCCAGATCCTGGTAGCGTCTGGCCTCGGGGGCGTGGTTGACGCCGTTGGGACCGTGCGCGTCATCCCCATGGTGGCCTCCGTGGGCTCTTTCTTGGGCTTCCTGACAGCCACATTCCTGGTAATCTACCCAGAGGTGTCGGAAGAGGCCAAGGAGGAGCAGAAAGGCCTGTCTTCCCAGCCGTCAGGTGACGGTGGGGACGGCAGCCAGAAGCCCACCATCCTGACGCTGTCCCAGAAGGAGGGCCTGCAGGGGCTGGTGGAGACGGAGTCCATG GTATATTATTctgcatgtttttaa
- the SLC45A4 gene encoding solute carrier family 45 member 4 isoform X1, which yields MVSVCVCKVQSSVSAWSPSDVDWDPRPASPQHRLLPGQMAGSEAGGQASLHCGIPFACGLPEQYYSLTWFLSPILGLVFTPIIGSASDRCTLSWGRRRPFILALCVGVLFGVALFLNGSAIGLSLGDVPNRQPIGIVLTVLGVVILDFSADATEGPIRAYLLDVVDSEEQDMALNIHAFSAGLGGAIGYVLGGLDWTQTFLGAWFRTQNQVLFFFAAIIFVVSVALHLFSIEEEQYSPQQERAGEAADALPPTARGNVLDGGVTLFPEHELTLDCLSVDMVRSKSDSVLHVPDAALDLEPELPFLPDIEPSIFHDGSYPGTPCSTSQELTRARPPRLASLLRETAKEDETLLDNHLNEAKVPNGSGSPPKDGPVGYTRVDVKPSAASGSMRRRRHMFRRQASSTFSYYGKIGSHRYRYRRANAVVLIKPSRSMSDLYELQKRQRQRCRHRNQSGATTSSGDTESEEGESETSVRLLWLSMLKMPKELTRLCLCHLLTWFSVIAEAVFYTDFMGQVIFEGDPKAPSNSTAWQAYNAGVKMGCWGLVIYAATGAICSALLQKYLDNYDLSIRAIYVLGTLGFSIGTAVMAMFANVYVAMVMISTMGIVSMSISYCPYALLGQYHDIKEYVHHSPGNSKRGFGIDCAILSCQVYISQILVASGLGGVVDAVGTVRVIPMVASVGSFLGFLTATFLVIYPEVSEEAKEEQKGLSSQPSGDGGDGSQKPTILTLSQKEGLQGLVETESMVYYSACF from the exons GCCTCCCGGAGCAGTACTACAGCCTTACCTGGTTCCTGAGCCCCATCCTCGGCCTCGTGTTCACGCCCATCATCGGCTCCGCCAGCGACCGCTGCACCCTGAGCTGGGGCCGCCGGCGGCCCTTCATCCTCGCCCTGTGTGTCGGCGTGCTCTTCGGCGTGGCTCTCTTCCTCAACGGCTCTGCCATCG GTCTGTCCCTCGGCGATGTCCCCAACCGGCAGCCCATTGGCATCGTCCTCACAGTGCTGGGGGTGGTCATCCTGGATTTCAGTGCCGATGCGACCGAGGGCCCCATCCGGGCCTACCTGCTGGATGTGGTGGACAGCGAGGAGCAGGACATGGCCCTTAACATCCATGCCTTCTCTGCAG GCCTCGGCGGGGCTATCGGCTACGTGCTGGGGGGGCTGGACTGGACCCAGACCTTCTTGGGCGCCTGGTTCCGGACACAGAACCAGGTGCTCTTCTTCTTTGCGGCCATCATCTTCGTGGTGTCGGTGGCCCTGCACCTGTTCAGCATCGAGGAGGAGCAGTACAGCCCCCAGCAGGAGCGGGCCGGGGAGGCGGCCGACGCCCTGCCCCCCACCGCCCGCGGGAACGTTCTGGATGGTGGCGTCACCTTGTTCCCGGAGCACGAGCTCACGCTGGACTGCCTGAGCGTGGACATGGTGCGCAGCAAGAGCGACTCCGTGTTGCACGTGCCCGACGCCGCCCTGGACCTGGAGCCCGAGCTGCCCTTCCTGCCCGACATCGAACCCTCCATCTTCCACGACGGCTCGTACCCCGGCACCCCCTGCAGTACCAGCCAGGAGCTCACCAGAGCCAGGCCGCCCCGCCTGGCCTCACTGCTCAGGGAAACCGCGAAAGAGGACGAGACGCTGCTCGATAATCACTTGAACGAAGCCAAAGTCCCCAACGGAAGTGGCTCTCCCCCGAAAGACGGCCCCGTCGGCTACACCAGGGTAGACGTGAAGCCCTCCGCCGCGTCCGGCTCCATGAGGCGGCGAAGGCACATGTTCCGCCGGCAGGCCTCCAGCACCTTCTCCTACTACGGCAAGATCGGGTCCCACCGCTACCGCTACCGGCGGGCCAACGCCGTGGTCCTCATCAAGCCCTCGCGCAGCATGAGCGACCTGTACGAGCTGCAGAAGCGGCAGCGGCAGCGCTGTCGGCACCGCAACCAGAGCGGGGCCACCACCTCGAGCGGGGACACGGAGAGCGAGGAGGGCGAGAGCGAGACCAGCGTGCGGCTGCTCTGGCTGTCCATGCTGAAGATGCCCAAGGAGCTGACGCggctctgcctctgccacctgcTCACCTGGTTCTCCGTCATCGCCGAGGCCGTCTTCTACACCGACTTCATGGGCCAGGTCATCTTTGAAGGGGACCCCAAG GCCCCCTCCAACTCGACTGCCTGGCAGGCCTACAACGCTGGCGTGAAGATGGGCTGCTGGGGCCTGGTTATTTACGCGGCCACCGGTGCCATTTGCTCAG CCCTGTTGCAGAAGTACTTGGACAACTACGACCTGAGCATCAGGGCCATCTACGTGCTGGGGACGCTGGGCTTCTCCATCGGCACGGCCGTCATGGCCATGTTTGCCAACGTCTATGTCGCCATGGTCATGATCAGCACCATGGGCATAGTCTCCATGAGCATCTCCTACTGCCCCTACGCCCTGCTCGGGCAATACCATGACATCAAGGAG TATGTCCACCACAGCCCTGGGAACTCCAAGCGTGGCTTTGGCATAGACTGCGCCATCCTGTCCTGCCAGGTGTACATCTCCCAGATCCTGGTAGCGTCTGGCCTCGGGGGCGTGGTTGACGCCGTTGGGACCGTGCGCGTCATCCCCATGGTGGCCTCCGTGGGCTCTTTCTTGGGCTTCCTGACAGCCACATTCCTGGTAATCTACCCAGAGGTGTCGGAAGAGGCCAAGGAGGAGCAGAAAGGCCTGTCTTCCCAGCCGTCAGGTGACGGTGGGGACGGCAGCCAGAAGCCCACCATCCTGACGCTGTCCCAGAAGGAGGGCCTGCAGGGGCTGGTGGAGACGGAGTCCATG GTATATTATTctgcatgtttttaa
- the SLC45A4 gene encoding solute carrier family 45 member 4 isoform X2 has product MVSVCVCKVQSSVSAWSPSDVDWDPRPASPQHRLLPGQMAGSEAGGQASLHCGIPFACGLPEQYYSLTWFLSPILGLVFTPIIGSASDRCTLSWGRRRPFILALCVGVLFGVALFLNGSAIGLSLGDVPNRQPIGIVLTVLGVVILDFSADATEGPIRAYLLDVVDSEEQDMALNIHAFSAGLGGAIGYVLGGLDWTQTFLGAWFRTQNQVLFFFAAIIFVVSVALHLFSIEEEQYSPQQERAGEAADALPPTARGNVLDGGVTLFPEHELTLDCLSVDMVRSKSDSVLHVPDAALDLEPELPFLPDIEPSIFHDGSYPGTPCSTSQELTRARPPRLASLLRETAKEDETLLDNHLNEAKVPNGSGSPPKDGPVGYTRVDVKPSAASGSMRRRRHMFRRQASSTFSYYGKIGSHRYRYRRANAVVLIKPSRSMSDLYELQKRQRQRCRHRNQSGATTSSGDTESEEGESETSVRLLWLSMLKMPKELTRLCLCHLLTWFSVIAEAVFYTDFMGQVIFEGDPKAPSNSTAWQAYNAGVKMGCWGLVIYAATGAICSALLQKYLDNYDLSIRAIYVLGTLGFSIGTAVMAMFANVYVAMVMISTMGIVSMSISYCPYALLGQYHDIKEYVHHSPGNSKRGFGIDCAILSCQVYISQILVASGLGGVVDAVGTVRVIPMVASVGSFLGFLTATFLVIYPEVSEEAKEEQKGLSSQPSGDGGDGSQKPTILTLSQKEGLQGLVETESMV; this is encoded by the exons GCCTCCCGGAGCAGTACTACAGCCTTACCTGGTTCCTGAGCCCCATCCTCGGCCTCGTGTTCACGCCCATCATCGGCTCCGCCAGCGACCGCTGCACCCTGAGCTGGGGCCGCCGGCGGCCCTTCATCCTCGCCCTGTGTGTCGGCGTGCTCTTCGGCGTGGCTCTCTTCCTCAACGGCTCTGCCATCG GTCTGTCCCTCGGCGATGTCCCCAACCGGCAGCCCATTGGCATCGTCCTCACAGTGCTGGGGGTGGTCATCCTGGATTTCAGTGCCGATGCGACCGAGGGCCCCATCCGGGCCTACCTGCTGGATGTGGTGGACAGCGAGGAGCAGGACATGGCCCTTAACATCCATGCCTTCTCTGCAG GCCTCGGCGGGGCTATCGGCTACGTGCTGGGGGGGCTGGACTGGACCCAGACCTTCTTGGGCGCCTGGTTCCGGACACAGAACCAGGTGCTCTTCTTCTTTGCGGCCATCATCTTCGTGGTGTCGGTGGCCCTGCACCTGTTCAGCATCGAGGAGGAGCAGTACAGCCCCCAGCAGGAGCGGGCCGGGGAGGCGGCCGACGCCCTGCCCCCCACCGCCCGCGGGAACGTTCTGGATGGTGGCGTCACCTTGTTCCCGGAGCACGAGCTCACGCTGGACTGCCTGAGCGTGGACATGGTGCGCAGCAAGAGCGACTCCGTGTTGCACGTGCCCGACGCCGCCCTGGACCTGGAGCCCGAGCTGCCCTTCCTGCCCGACATCGAACCCTCCATCTTCCACGACGGCTCGTACCCCGGCACCCCCTGCAGTACCAGCCAGGAGCTCACCAGAGCCAGGCCGCCCCGCCTGGCCTCACTGCTCAGGGAAACCGCGAAAGAGGACGAGACGCTGCTCGATAATCACTTGAACGAAGCCAAAGTCCCCAACGGAAGTGGCTCTCCCCCGAAAGACGGCCCCGTCGGCTACACCAGGGTAGACGTGAAGCCCTCCGCCGCGTCCGGCTCCATGAGGCGGCGAAGGCACATGTTCCGCCGGCAGGCCTCCAGCACCTTCTCCTACTACGGCAAGATCGGGTCCCACCGCTACCGCTACCGGCGGGCCAACGCCGTGGTCCTCATCAAGCCCTCGCGCAGCATGAGCGACCTGTACGAGCTGCAGAAGCGGCAGCGGCAGCGCTGTCGGCACCGCAACCAGAGCGGGGCCACCACCTCGAGCGGGGACACGGAGAGCGAGGAGGGCGAGAGCGAGACCAGCGTGCGGCTGCTCTGGCTGTCCATGCTGAAGATGCCCAAGGAGCTGACGCggctctgcctctgccacctgcTCACCTGGTTCTCCGTCATCGCCGAGGCCGTCTTCTACACCGACTTCATGGGCCAGGTCATCTTTGAAGGGGACCCCAAG GCCCCCTCCAACTCGACTGCCTGGCAGGCCTACAACGCTGGCGTGAAGATGGGCTGCTGGGGCCTGGTTATTTACGCGGCCACCGGTGCCATTTGCTCAG CCCTGTTGCAGAAGTACTTGGACAACTACGACCTGAGCATCAGGGCCATCTACGTGCTGGGGACGCTGGGCTTCTCCATCGGCACGGCCGTCATGGCCATGTTTGCCAACGTCTATGTCGCCATGGTCATGATCAGCACCATGGGCATAGTCTCCATGAGCATCTCCTACTGCCCCTACGCCCTGCTCGGGCAATACCATGACATCAAGGAG TATGTCCACCACAGCCCTGGGAACTCCAAGCGTGGCTTTGGCATAGACTGCGCCATCCTGTCCTGCCAGGTGTACATCTCCCAGATCCTGGTAGCGTCTGGCCTCGGGGGCGTGGTTGACGCCGTTGGGACCGTGCGCGTCATCCCCATGGTGGCCTCCGTGGGCTCTTTCTTGGGCTTCCTGACAGCCACATTCCTGGTAATCTACCCAGAGGTGTCGGAAGAGGCCAAGGAGGAGCAGAAAGGCCTGTCTTCCCAGCCGTCAGGTGACGGTGGGGACGGCAGCCAGAAGCCCACCATCCTGACGCTGTCCCAGAAGGAGGGCCTGCAGGGGCTGGTGGAGACGGAGTCCATGGTCTGA